The Candidatus Zixiibacteriota bacterium nucleotide sequence TTGCGACTTCAGGGGGATAATCATCTGGCCAGAAAGCTTTTCAGATACAAGCCGAAATTTCAGATCAAAAATGGCCTGATAGATACGATCGCTTTTTACGAAACCAATCGGGCTCTCTATAAAAAGGAGGATTACCAGCTTTGACCTCCTCCATCAAACAGGCGGTGATTCTGGCCGGAGGCGAAGGGCGAAGACTTCTCCCCTATACCAAAATCCTCCCCAAACCGCTCTGGCCGGTCGGAAATGTTCCAATTGTGGAAATCCTTTTGCGCCAACTGGCCCACGCCGGGATCAAAGAGGTCATCATGGCGGTCGGATATCAAGCCGATCTCGTCAAGATGATAATCGGTTCGGGGCAGCCATTCGGTCTCAAAATTCGATATTCACTCGAGAAAAAGCCGCTGGGGACTGCCGCGCCGCTGAAAAGAATAAAGAACCTTGATTCCAATTTTCTGGTTCTAAACGGCGACCTTCTGACCGATCTGCCGTTCAGGGATTTCATCAAAGCACATCTGAAAAATAATTCCCCGGCCACCGTGGCCGTTTTCAAACGGTCGGTAAAAGTAGATTTTGGAGTAATTGAGGAAAAAAATGGCAGAATAACCGGTTATCGTGAGAAACCGGTTTTGCCCTATTCGGTTTCGATGGGGATATATGCTTTCCGCCGCGAAATATTAAAATATATTCCGGTCGGACGGTTTGATTTTCCCGATTTGGTTTTGAAGTTGATTAAAGCCGGACAGAATCCTCATATATATCGCTTCAATGGTCGATGGCTTGATATCGGCCGCCCCGATGATTGGGAAAAGGCGGATAAATTGTTCGACAGAAAGCCGCAATTATTTTTGCTCTGAGTGTCGTAGAAAGGTTTTAATCCGCCGATAATATTGATATTGGACTTATAAAGATTAAGGATCGATAGAAATGAAATATCTCGTAACCGGCGGCGCCGGCTTTATCGGAAGCAATATTGCGCATGAACTGGTTAAAAGGGGTGACGAGGTTCGTATCCTCGACAACTTCTCGACCGGACGTAAAATCAATCTGGTCGATATAGAAAGCTCCATTGAGCTTCATGATGGAGATATCCGCGATTTCTGGACCGTCCGCGAGGCGGTCGAGGGAATTGACTATATTCTGCACCAGGCGGCGCTTCCCTCGGTGCCCCGCTCGGTCAAAAATCCGCTCACTTCGAACAGTGTCAACATCGACGGCACCTTGAATCTATTAGAGGCCGCCAAGCAGGAAGGCGTGAAACGATTCGTGATGGCCTCTTCCTCCTCGGTCTATGGCGATACGCCGGAGCTTCCCAAGCGCGAAGATATGCCGATTGATCCTCTCTCACCGTACGCTGTCACCAAACTGACCGGCGAAGAATACTGCAAGATATTCTATGAATTATACGGCCTCGAGA carries:
- a CDS encoding sugar phosphate nucleotidyltransferase; protein product: MTSSIKQAVILAGGEGRRLLPYTKILPKPLWPVGNVPIVEILLRQLAHAGIKEVIMAVGYQADLVKMIIGSGQPFGLKIRYSLEKKPLGTAAPLKRIKNLDSNFLVLNGDLLTDLPFRDFIKAHLKNNSPATVAVFKRSVKVDFGVIEEKNGRITGYREKPVLPYSVSMGIYAFRREILKYIPVGRFDFPDLVLKLIKAGQNPHIYRFNGRWLDIGRPDDWEKADKLFDRKPQLFLL
- a CDS encoding SDR family oxidoreductase, encoding MKYLVTGGAGFIGSNIAHELVKRGDEVRILDNFSTGRKINLVDIESSIELHDGDIRDFWTVREAVEGIDYILHQAALPSVPRSVKNPLTSNSVNIDGTLNLLEAAKQEGVKRFVMASSSSVYGDTPELPKREDMPIDPLSPYAVTKLTGEEYCKIFYELYGLETVALRYFNIFGPRQDPNSQYSAVIPRFINAFLAGKRPVIFGDGEQSRDFTFVANAVEANILATTAEKAVAKYYNIACGGQYTLNALIKMLQEIIGVDIEPVYDPPRRGDILHSFADIRRAGQDLGFQPKIDFAAGLRKTVEWFAAQFNSQTPVGGFRIN